A window of the Hordeum vulgare subsp. vulgare chromosome 5H, MorexV3_pseudomolecules_assembly, whole genome shotgun sequence genome harbors these coding sequences:
- the LOC123396691 gene encoding UDP-glucosyltransferase UGT13248, with product METTVTAVSGTTSSSVGHGAGGGAARVLLLPSPGAQGHTNPMLQLGRRLAYHGLRPTLVATRYVLSTTPAPGAPFDVAAISDGFDAGGMALCPDPAEYFSRLEAVGSETLRELLLSEARAGRPVRVLVYDAHLAWARRVAQASGVAAAAFFSQPCSVDVVYGELWAGRLALPATDGRALLARGVLGVELGLEDMPPFAAVPESQPAFLQVSVGQFEGLDYADDVLVNSFRDIEPKEVEYMELTWRAKMVGPTLPSYYLGDGRLPSNKSYGFDLFNSDVECMDWLEKQMNSSVVLVSYGTVSNYDATQLEELGNGLCNSSKPFLWVVRSNEEHKLSEELKEKCGKIGLIVSWCPQLEVLAHRAIGCFVTHCGWNSTLEALVNGVPFVGIPHWADQPTIAKYVESAWGMGVRARKNKNGCLKKEEVERCIREVMDGERKDEYKKNAMNWMQKAKEAMQEGGSSDKHVAEFATKYSSI from the exons ATGGAGACCACGGTCACCGCGGTGTCAGGCACCACGAGCTCGAGCGTCGGCCATGGAGCCGGCGGCGGTGCTGcgagagtcctcctcctcccgagcccgGGAGCGCAGGGCCACACCAACCCGATGCTCCAGTTGGGCCGCCGCCTGGCGTACCACGGCCTCCGCCCCACACTCGTCGCCACCCGCTACGTGCTCTCCACCACCCCGGCCCCCGGTGCGCCCTTCGACGTGGCCGCGATCTCCGACGGCTTCGACGCCGGTGGCATGGCCTTGTGCCCCGACCCGGCGGAGTACTTCTCCCGGCTGGAGGCCGTGGGCTCCGAGACGCTGCGGGAGCTCCTCCTGTCGGAGGCGCGCGCGGGGCGGCCCGTGCGCGTGCTGGTGTACGACGCTCACCTGGCGTGGGCACGGCGGGTGGCACAGGCATCCGGCGTCGCGGCCGCGGCCTTCTTCTCCCAGCCGTGCTCGGTGGACGTCGTCTACGGGGAGCTGTGGGCGGGGCGGCTGGCGCTGCCGGCCACGGACGGGCGCGCGCTGCTCGCAAGAGGAGTGCTGGGCGTGGAGCTGGGGCTGGAGGACATGCCGCCGTTCGCAGCGGTGCCGGAGTCGCAGCCGGCGTTCCTCCAGGTGTCAGTTGGGCAGTTCGAGGGGCTGGACTACGCCGACGACGTGCTCGTCAACTCATTCCGTGACATCGAGCCAAAG GAGGTAGAGTACATGGAATTAACATGGAGAGCGAAGATGGTTGGACCAACCTTGCCATCATACTACCTCGGCGATGGTCGCCTACCATCTAATAAATCATATGGTTTCGACTTGTTCAACAGCGATGTGGAGTGTATGGATTGGCTAGAGAAGCAAATGAATTCATCTGTTGTGCTCGTGTCCTATGGGACTGTCTCCAATTATGATGCAACCCAGCTAGAGGAGCTTGGCAATGGTTTGTGCAATTCTAGCAAACCTTTTCTTTGGGTTGTAAGATCCAATGAGGAACACAAGTTATCCGAAGAACTCAAAGAAAAATGTGGGAAAATTGGATTAATAGTCTCATGGTGCCCCCAGCTTGAGGTTCTTGCACATAGGGCTATAG GTTGCTTCGTTACCCACTGTGGATGGAACTCAACACTAGAGGCACTTGTTAATGGTGTCCCTTTTGTGGGTATTCCACATTGGGCAGACCAACCCACCATTGCAAAGTATGTGGAGAGTGCATGGGGTATGGGTGTGCGTGCACGGAAAAACAAGAATGGATGTCTAAAGAAGGAGGAGGTTGAGAGGTGCATTAGAGAGGTGATGGATGGGGAGAGAAAGGATGAGTACAAAAAAAATGCCATGAACTGGATGCAAAAGGCCAAGGAGGCAATGCAAGAAGGAGGAAGTTCAGACAAGCATGTAGCTGAATTCGCTACCAAGTATTCGTCAATATAA